GCACTCAACAAAAAATGAGtgtttaaattaaaaaatgaagaaGGAAACTCACAACCAAGGTACAAGACGCGACTAGTTGTGAAAGGCTTTGGTAAAAGAAAAGGCATTGACTTTGAAGAGATTTTCTCGTTTGTGGTAGAGATGTCATCTATTCAAGTTGTTCTCGGATTGGTTGCTTGCCTGAACTTGGAGATTAAGCATCTTGATATAAAAActgcatttctccatggtgatttgaaaGAAGAAATCTATGTGAAACAACCTAAAGGATTTGAGGTCAAAGGAAAAGAATAGTTGGTGTGCAAATTGagaaagagtttgtatggtctcaagcAGACACCgagacagtggtacaagaagtTTGATTCCTTTATGATGGAGCACGGATATAGTAGGTTCACAACTAATCACTGTGTTTTTATTAAGATATTTTCTAGCAATGATTTCATTTTTCTcatgctttatgtggatgatatgctgATTGTTGGTCGTGATACTAAGAAGAtagaaaaattgaagaaagaactaagaaaatcctttgcaatgaaggatttggttCCAACAAAATATATTCTTGGAATGAAGATCTTTCGACATAGGAAAAATAGaaagttgtggttatctcaagaaaaatatattgaGAAGGTGCTAGAAAGATTTAACATGAGTAAAGAAAAACCAGTCAATTGCCCACTTGCAAGACACTTCAAGCTTACTTCCAAGGAGTATCCTACAAGTGAAAAAGATAAAGAAGACATGAAGAAAATGCCTTACTCTTTAGCCGTGGGTAGCTTGATGTACACTATGGTATGCACAAGACTTGATATCGCTCATGCAGTCGGAGTAGTCAGTCGATTCCTTTCTAATCCTGGCAAAGAATATTGGGAAGCCATCAAGTGGATTCTTAGGTATCTTAGAGGTACTTCtcatttatgtttatgttttggttATGAAAAACCTGTGTTGGAAGGTTATACATATGTAGATATGGCCGGTGAAGTTGATTCCAAAAAGTCTACTTCGGGATACCTGATGACATTTTCAGGGGGAGCAGTGTTGTGGCAATCAAATATACAAAAATGTATTGCATTGTCCACTACTAAGGCAAAGTACATCGCCATCACTGAAACAAGAAAAAGCTTCTATCGATGAAGAAGTTTTTGGAGGAACTTGGTCCCAAGCAAGAGAAGTATGTTCTCTATTGTGACAGTCAAAGCACTATTCATCTTAGCAAGAATCcaagttttcattcaaagtcgaagcaTATTGATGTTCGATATCATTGGATTCGTGAGGCGTTGGAGTCAAAGCAGCTAAGTATAAAGAAGATCCATACTTATGACAATGCATCAGACATGATGACTAAGACAACGTCCAAGTCAAAGCTCGAAACTTGTAGAACCGCAACAGGTTTGGTAGATCTCTCCGCATGAGTCGGgtgggggagatttgttgggcccGCCTCATCTAGAAGGCAAGAATATTATTGCCACAATTCGGTGGCCTCATATGGAAGATGGTTGTAATTTGTTTTGTCAAAGGCGACTTCTGTTTGGTGCAGGAACTCCACCCACCTTTTGATAAGAAGGAAAATTGATTTTTGGAGGGAATTGGGCTGCGGTgatctcctcctataaaaggAGTGCTTCCCCTCCATAGTATACACAGATAGAGAGTGGGAGTGAAGATATAATTATTAGTGCACTGTGAGTGTGTTTTAATGTGAGTGAGTTGAGTGTGTTGTAATCTTCCTCCTCCTTCACtgtatacccatatatatatataattactcATCTCTTGTGAATGTCGGCAaaattggccgaaccacgtaaatcttgtgtgttatTTGTGTGCGTGTTATTTGATCTTGGGCGAGATTCATATTCCAACACTTAGTTAGCTAGGAAAATTTATCTATAGGTCTATGTTGAAGAAGGGAATGGATCTTAGTAAGTTAGCATCTATATACACTGCTCTTTTACATAAATGGCTATGGCAGTTTCCTTAGAATTGTCTTCTCTCAAGCATAAAGTCATTAACCCTGCATTTGAGAACATGAAATTaagattaaaaatttgaattttaacaaatttaaaatttaaaatttcataaatttaaataaagaataatacaaaattgtattgattttTTTGTAAATCTACAGAAATTCTAGTTTAGGTTTCAAAATTCATTCTCCCAAACATTATCTAagtgtaaatttaatttttatgttaCTCGGGAATGCTAAAGAATTAGATGCTTGTGGAAAAGCCCACGGAGGTGTATTTCTTAGATATGCCCCCCCATATTCCTCCCTCTTTTTCTTAACTACTCTCATATTCGCTTTTGGGAAAACATCTGAGTGGGTAGAGCCGCTTTGTTGTATTATTCTCCTCATCTTTATCATTTGAGTTCAAGTCATAATAATGTCATTTTCTTGAGACTTCCTATTCTGCAGTACTCTCAAGGCAGAGGATTTGTCTTCCTGGTTGATGTTTAAAGGAATGAGGCTTTCTGGCGTCCATTGATTGGCTTTGTTATTTTGACGTTGAGTTCtgaaattttgtttttgttttatttcttgttctttcttttgTTGAGGAGGATTTCCTGTTCTCCTTCTCGCACATTCTTTTTATTCTAATGAAATCATCTTCTTTTGCTGcaaaaaataaaagggaaaaaagagaaaaagaaaagaaacaaatgcATGCCATGCACCATTCTGATTTGTTGATCTTTGCTGATAACTGTTCTATAGCCCCAGAGATATCTGTTGTTTTTTATATCAACAATATAGATGGAATTGTTTCTCCCCAGAAATTTTTATTTTCGAATGTTCTGTTTTGGAGATACGTGTAAAAGGAAACCTTGTTATGCAACAGACGGAGTTACCCAAATATCTGAGACCTCTTTCAAGCTGGTGCGCCTGGCTTTCTGCCTAATCCGCCAACTGGGTTGCAGGCTTTTCCTCGTTCTTGGCTTCATCAATTTCTTCGGGGCTTAAGAAGCTGGGCTGATGGGTTGAAGAAAGAAGTCTTGCCCACATCCTATCAGTTATGACTACCTTGTTCTGCCTCTCAGTGACACGCTGTGATTAAAACATTGAATCAGTTAGAATGCGATATTGCAACTGTGACAAAAAAATCAATGCTCACAAGGGAAATCTgtgtttagataaaaaaaaaggtcaaggatttaaaaaaaaacaatactgCTAAAACAAGCTGGAAAGAATGTCGCTAAGATGTCAAGTTGATCCTTGCCAATAAGGAAAAGGTTAATAACAGACAAAATTGTTAGCATTCAAATAATCAAAAATATAATGTGCTATCATTTTGCCATGAGCAAAATATTGCATGCAGTGTCCCAAATTCTACAGAGATATTTCTTTGATTGGATAAGTGGAAAAATAGTACCAATGGTTTTTTGGGTCAGTTTTGACATGAATGTTGACAGGAAAAGTACGTACTGCATGAAATATCAATTCACAAAAGTATTAAGATGCATACCTTGAAAGGAATGTAAGCATGTTTTGTATTAACTGGCCCCACTGTGAAGCCAGTATACCCTGCCATTGCTCCGTGAACGGCACCATGAGCGAGTCGTGTGCAATACACATTGTCAGATGCATTGCTTGGAATAGCACGGATCATGTATGTAGGATCTGCCAGAAATATGATTTAGTAAGAGGATATTGATCCTATTCCACATTTTATACACACgaggaaaaaactaaaacaaTTAAGAAAATCAGGGATTACTGACCTATATATTTAAGATTGATTACCATCTTCTGTTGCTTTGTAAAATAATCCTAAAACAGAAGAAAATATAAGAGTAAGACATTCAGCAGAAATTTCCTTTTACCGCAGACATACAACATAGAagaagattcatttgttgtaaGCTGTCACTTGGAGAAGAAAAGAGTTATGGCATCCGCAAATGGAGAAAACACAAACATTCACCATCCctattgataaaataaataaataaataaaaataataataataataaaatcagaaGGCTATACTGTGCTCTAATTTAGATTGCTTTTCCAGGAAATGGGGCCTAAAGCCCAACAGTGGACAGCAGGAAGGCATGCTACTCTAATTCTAAAGGACAAGGGGATCAGCAAAAGCACTAATTCTAAAGAAGGTTGAAAACATCATTAAGAAGCTCACTTTTTTACGTAATTCATTGAAAGCTTAAATTTTCAAAGTAACAAGAGAAATTTGAATCTGCAGAGGCACACAAGTACACATGCATGGACATATACATTTGGCAGTTTTAAACTAATCATATGATAGGGATTTTAAAACTTACAAGATTCAAAATTTAGGAAATTTAGTTTAGAGCACAAGCAATACCTTGATCTTCTGAGATATCCAGAGTCCTACATCTTGGAGTAGCTTGTTTCCTGAAGCATCTTGCAGGTTTATGCCATCTGAAATAAGTTCTTGCCCAGCTCCTTCAGCAATCACAATCACCATGTGTCCATTTTCATTAAGTTGTTTCTCTATAAACCCAAAAAGTCCACCTTTCCCCTCAAGATAGAAGGGTGACTCTGGAATTAAACAGCAATCCACATCTCGGCTAGCAAGAGTAGCATACATTGCAATGAATCCTGTACCAGTTTATCCAATCAAATTGTTTGAAAGTCTGGACAAAGCCATTGAAGGTGATTAATGAGTGAATAATGAAAACAGACATTGAAAAACCATGAATTTTACACAAAagatacaacaacaataacaaccaCCAAACTGtaaatcccactaggtgggattggGCAGGTTGGCTACATGAACCCTCCTCCATCATTCTGCACAATCAAGGGCAACAATCTTAGAAAGTTGGGGTGTCATCAAATCATTTTTCACCATCTTGGTCGAATTTATTCTATGTCTATCCCTACCAGCCTACTGCctccaacaacaacaaaatcactCTCGTATTTGGTTTATGCTGCAGGTGCCCCAATATACCTACCTGCTGCTTATGCCTTGCTTACTACAGGTGTATCCAttccttattttatcttttagaaTTATGTCACCGatccatcttagcattctcatttttgTAACATTTACAGTTTGgccatgttgtttcttagttgcacAACAATctgattcatatagcatagctaaTCTTGTAACCTtatataaaacttttcttttaattttagtcCGTCTTGGCATGGGCATGAAGAAGAATTTTgaaatcatgaaaaaaaaaaacaaacaaactgGCATGAGACAGCTAGTAAGAGACGAAGCTTGTAACAAGAATAGTTGAAGGATAAGCTAGGTTGAATAATGGTAAACAAGCTGCTTAAGACTAAAAGCAGATTCTTATTAGCTCACTTGTTAAACACTTAATGTCCTATCACCAAAGCATTCTAAGATTCAAGGGCACAATGTGACATGTGGCAAAAATcaacaatttttttcattttcttgatAGCACAGCTTTTTCTCCCTCCTCAAAAGTCATGGTTGGCAGAGTCCAACTGGCTGTGATCCACAAAGGCAAAAACAAAAGAAATCCAACAATAAAGTTTCAATTTCAAAGTTAGCTTCTGATTGCAGTTTCCATCTGCACCTGCAGTAGCATAGAGCAGATTCTGACTACATCCTGCACTATATTCAGCTGTCTCAGATGTGAAGCACATTTTGCAAAAGCAAAATGCAGAGCCAAATGAAGGACATCAATTTCAGTGGTCAGAAGATTGCCTAGCAATTTCAGAAATTCAACATCTCCTACATCAACCATTCAGTAACGAACTTGACTACTTAAACCATATTACAACAGGATATATATTATGAAGCTTACCGCTGTAGCGTCCCATTAGCTTCACAACACCAATACCATTCTCCATACTCTCAGCTTCAACGTGCGCTGCATTGATGGCACGTTGGGCCTCCTCAACAGCAGTAGCAAAACCAAAGGACTTGTCAACAACCTGAATCAAGAAAAGACAACAGAACAAGACTATTTTGAGCATTACTGCTACTGCTTTAAAGAATGATGGGGAACAGAATTCTTTTCAAACAGAAAAAACTTCACATCCTGCAAATGAAAATTTACCGGAATGTCATTATCAATGGTTTTGGGGATTCCAACAACAGAAACATAGAGACCCCGTCGCCTAATTTCCTGCATGGCAGAAACAGATGTTCTGAGAATGGCTAACCTTGAACCATGACTAGTATGCTATTGATGTTCAGATTAAATGGTATAAAGGCTTAGTTGAGTGCTGTTGAGTTGAAATTTAAATTGAGCACtatcagagagagagagggagagagaagtcTGGGAACATTTGACCATCTATTAGCATGTAAAATAGAGGGTATCCCTGGGCCACAAGGCTCACTGCTTTGTAAGGATAGGGGAGGGTCGTCACAATATACGCaaccttacccctacttttatgcGAAGAGgccacaaaggagcaaccttaccattaATCCAAGGCTCTGGCCTGCCCTCTTAGCATGGAAAATTGACATTCATCTAATTCATTGCCTCCAGACGTTAAGAAATTGGATTCAATATGGAAATTCACGACAGGGCCTTCATCATTATATGATATTGGGGGTAAGAATTAGAAAATGTAAATGATTAGGATATTGAAGTAAAAGGTGGGGCATTAGAAAcaaatttgttgaccttattggtcatatcccattttgattatgacaaatactttgatatttaatggttgatgagtttgtgtgcaggatcaattggaagtatcatatggtgcacacacatggacttgaaaaagataaagactcagaacatttatttgttgtaatttaattgagttgtattcgggtctataatagtaaataggaaatggtctgtaataatcaacgcattatatgcatgatagggtagataagctcaaaggattattgaatgaccttagggatccccttcggtcgaccgacgccagattttttgggttaactcaCAAATACCATAGATTGTCTTTAGGACCCTAAATATTACATAAAAATGTCCtccatagtcttgaaaataaatatcatataattagggacaacttaataaaggaaaaagaccaaaatgcccaaggatggcatgttcagtcgaccgaccaaaaatatataggcaacgccctagttgaccgaacccccacgtgggaaattccaactgcctggtcgaccgaacccttaagttcaaaatatcTCGATCAACCGGAGTTCAaccagtttggtcaaccgaaccgcgaAGGTTCTGGAATCGCCTTATGAATGGCCAACCGAACACAAAGTTCAAAttttccctagtcgaccgaacttggtactacggtcgaccgaactttcaagatggtcgaccgaccctcttgaGTTAgcaaattttaccgaggttaaaacactattaaattttattaacctcacttaaactttttataaaatgaccaatatgtcctgaacggttataattctggggaattctatatataccccgtCATTGCAAAGATTAGGGCAAGCTTAGCAAAACGATTAGTAATtttctctctgaaattcaaaaattcctacTTTGATTTtcaagcctcctacactcatccTCAATTACTCCtattgctaaaatcactttgtaagattgcttgagtgttcttctcattaggcttaagctctctcttgttcttattgattgagattattttattagagagcaaaacttCAAGTTtctctaggagactttgttagtaagtcctccataaaaaaatttcattgagcttgtgagttttgcatattcattgcaatactcaaagaGTTCATAGTATGTTTTGattgcgaaaaatattttacatatcTTTTCCAAACATCTTTTGTgcttatctttgaaaaatattttgagatatttgcttgcgtgctgaagatctttgttgctatatcttttgattgatattatcatcttgacacaaagatcaaataatttttacaaaccatttttgaatatctcttgtggtttaatttgagaaaaatatttgttgagatatttgaagtgtgctttcgatctttgttgctgcattgtgattgagactattataTTGACataaagatcctatcacttacactctcacgtattgATTGCAAtgtttgcataaatctttgagagtagacactaagactacattgagcttatcttatcatatcattcggtagtgtgttggttgagcatattggtacatatctgcttagtataAGA
This genomic stretch from Malania oleifera isolate guangnan ecotype guangnan chromosome 3, ASM2987363v1, whole genome shotgun sequence harbors:
- the LOC131150321 gene encoding ATP-dependent 6-phosphofructokinase 6-like, translated to MGLANDSGVKLETGLAGYVLEDVPHLSDYIPCLPAYPNPMQFNPAFSVVKQHFVNVDDTVTQNIVVHKSSPSGTHFRRSGPREKVYFVPDEVHACIVTCGGLCPGLNTVIKEVVCGLYHMYGVTRILGIDGGYMGFYSRNTISLNPKVVDDIHKRGGTVLGTSRGGYDTMKIVDKIQDHGINQVYIIGGDGTLKGASAIFEEIRRRGLYVSVVGIPKTIDNDIPVVDKSFGFATAVEEAQRAINAAHVEAESMENGIGVVKLMGRYSGFIAMYATLASRDVDCCLIPESPFYLEGKGGLFGFIEKQLNENGHMVIVIAEGAGQELISDGINLQDASGNKLLQDVGLWISQKIKDYFTKQQKMVINLKYIDPTYMIRAIPSNASDNVYCTRLAHGAVHGAMAGYTGFTVGPVNTKHAYIPFKRVTERQNKVVITDRMWARLLSSTHQPSFLSPEEIDEAKNEEKPATQLAD